The DNA sequence CCGGTGAGTTGCAGGAACTCGACGCCCCAGCTGACGGCCAGCGCGATCGCCGCTGCTCGCGGCGGGGTCAGTCGCGGGGCCGCCACGAGGACCAGGGCGAGGATGAGCAGGGTGTACAGGGCGTCCCCGCCGTACTTGGCCACGTCCCCCGCCGCCACGGTCCTCAGCCCCAGTCCCGCGCCGACGATCAACGGCACGGCAACGGCCGCCGCACGGCGCGTCCTTGCCGGGCCGCCGTCGCCACCGGTGCGGGTGGCGACGGCGGTGCGGTCATGGAGGGGGGATTCCACCGGGTCGTCCTCGGGTTCTCGTGACGGTCACGCCGAGCCCTCGCGGCTCGGCGGTGCGGTGCGCGGTGCTCAGTGCTCCACGCCGCAGCGTCGCGCGATCGCCTTGAGGCGTTCGAGTTCTCGCCGGGCGGCGGCCGGGTGGGCGAGGTCGAGGGCCATGCCGGCACGGGCCGTGACGTAGAGGATGTCCTCGCGGAGGGCCGCGTCGATTCCGGGGGCGGCCGCGAGACGGCGGCCGGTGACGGACAGGAAGAGGGCGACCTGGTCCAGACGGTCCCTCAGGCTCAGGGGCAGCACCTGGGGCAGGGCGTCCTTGGCGTAGTCACGCGCCAGCCGGTCCGCCTCGCACGGCCGGGGCGCCGGGGGCGCCCAGGCGAGCCCGGCTTCGCGGGCCTCGTCGTACAGGTCCCCCACCAGGGCGCGCGCGGTGCCCGGATCGCCGTCGGCAGCGGCCGTGCGCGCCGACTCCAGTACGGCGCGCAACCGGGCCCGTACGCCGGGTTCCTCGCCCGTGCGGGCGTCCAGATAGCCGGACCACACATCGAACGCCTTCCTCAACTCGGCGTCCTCCAGGACCTCGTACGCGTCCGGCACTCCCCCGCCTCTCCCGTCGGGCCGCCCGGTGCGGACGGCAGCGGTTCACGATAGGACAGGCGGCGGGGCACGGCGCGTGAATATCCGCGGCGTCCTCCTCGGCCGGTGCGGCGCCCCGCCCGCACGCGCCCCTCCCCTTGTGCGTCCCGTCGCGGCCCGGGCGGTCACCGGGCCGCCGGCGTGAGGGCCCCGGCCGGCACGTCGGCCGGGGCGGCTCCCCAGGCGCTCGCGCACAGTGCCCGTTCGACGGTGTCGGTGTAGACGGCCGCGGCCAGCCAGGCCCGGGCGAAGTGGGCGGTGTCGGCCGGGAGCAGGCGGCCGAAGGTGTCACGGGAGCGGTCCGCCGCGGCCGCGTGCAGGTCGTCGAGGAGGTCTCCCGCGGTGGTGAGGCCGAGGCGGCGCAGGCGGGCGCGGTCGCCCGCCTGGTCTCCGGCGAGGGCGAGGACACCGCGGCCTCCCGACACCGTCTGGTGGACCCGGCGGCGCAGCAGGTGCAGGGGTGCCTCGTCCCCGGTGGGCACGGTCGGGGCCGGTGGCGCCGCCGCCCCGGTGGGCAGGTCCGCGCGCCGGA is a window from the Streptomyces capillispiralis genome containing:
- a CDS encoding DUF2809 domain-containing protein, with product MESPLHDRTAVATRTGGDGGPARTRRAAAVAVPLIVGAGLGLRTVAAGDVAKYGGDALYTLLILALVLVAAPRLTPPRAAAIALAVSWGVEFLQLTGLPAELSRHSTAARLVLGSTFNAPDLFWYAVGATAGRLVLGGRAAAGRRSGRGRR